The Paenibacillus macerans genome includes a window with the following:
- a CDS encoding polysaccharide deacetylase family protein, whose product MTLAEQLGYEPGAKLLIVNADDFGMCHAENAAIMQLLEEGAVSSATVMIPCGWAKEAAAWSAARPEHDVGVHLTFTSEWSGYKWGPVTRNGDVSTLVTEEGYFPADIAAFERQAARHHVRLEMVNQVETALALGLAPTHLDNHMGSLYGLATGHHFLDAAFEVCARYELPFRMPRALPDLGKLPAEAAAMARQAAELADRMGVVILDHLIGLPFGKQPGETYESYKRDMIRVLRSLQPGVSELIIHPALASEELKAIHGEWEKRQWDFDLFRDPEVRETIRSEGIVMIRWRDLRKLQQRR is encoded by the coding sequence ATGACATTGGCCGAGCAGTTGGGATATGAACCGGGAGCGAAGCTGCTGATCGTTAACGCCGATGACTTCGGCATGTGCCATGCCGAAAACGCGGCTATCATGCAGCTGCTTGAGGAAGGGGCCGTATCCTCGGCCACCGTGATGATTCCTTGCGGCTGGGCCAAGGAGGCGGCGGCCTGGAGCGCCGCGCGTCCCGAACACGATGTCGGCGTGCATTTGACGTTTACCAGCGAATGGAGCGGCTATAAATGGGGACCGGTCACGAGGAACGGCGATGTCAGCACGCTTGTGACGGAGGAGGGGTATTTTCCCGCCGATATCGCCGCGTTTGAACGGCAGGCCGCACGCCATCACGTGCGCCTGGAGATGGTCAACCAGGTTGAAACGGCGCTGGCGCTGGGGCTTGCGCCAACCCACCTCGACAACCATATGGGCAGTTTGTACGGCCTTGCGACCGGACATCATTTCCTTGATGCAGCGTTTGAGGTTTGCGCCCGCTATGAGCTGCCGTTCCGCATGCCTCGCGCGCTGCCCGATCTCGGCAAGCTGCCGGCGGAAGCCGCCGCAATGGCCCGGCAAGCCGCCGAGCTCGCCGACCGGATGGGCGTCGTGATCCTCGACCATTTGATCGGCCTTCCCTTCGGCAAGCAGCCGGGGGAAACGTACGAAAGCTATAAACGGGACATGATCCGTGTGTTGCGGTCCCTGCAGCCCGGCGTTTCCGAGTTGATTATTCATCCGGCTTTGGCGTCGGAGGAATTGAAGGCTATTCACGGGGAATGGGAGAAGCGGCAGTGGGATTTTGACTTGTTTCGCGATCCTGAGGTGCGGGAAACTATCCGTTCGGAAGGGATCGTCATGATCCGGTGGCGGGATTTGCGGAAGCTGCAGCAACGACGTTAG
- a CDS encoding GNAT family N-acetyltransferase translates to MSGRMAHSALGHRLEELAASGWPPRESRRLGSWQLRANGGVTRRANSVLAAGPFPEGDWLEEAERFYRDRGLPPCFHVSDFSPPELDILLAAADYEEAMHCLMLAASCREIINRAADLGLVCSAMAAAEGTEEFRFPGTGVILAPEVSEPWLDDFLRMEGFPESRREGYRSIFAAMPSPKAFVAIVDQAEPIAVATAVVEAGWAGISNVIVDPRHRRKRAAARMLLALAAWSAEAGAEGMYLQVLEKNAPALELYGKLGFAAVSGYHYRIGK, encoded by the coding sequence ATGAGCGGACGGATGGCACATAGCGCCCTGGGTCACCGGCTTGAGGAGTTGGCTGCGAGCGGCTGGCCGCCGCGCGAATCGCGGCGTCTAGGCTCCTGGCAGCTTCGAGCCAATGGCGGCGTAACGAGGCGGGCCAACAGCGTGCTTGCCGCAGGCCCGTTCCCGGAAGGGGATTGGTTGGAGGAGGCGGAGCGTTTCTATCGCGACCGGGGGCTGCCGCCTTGCTTTCATGTGAGCGATTTTTCGCCTCCGGAGTTGGATATTCTGCTCGCGGCTGCGGACTATGAAGAGGCGATGCACTGCCTGATGCTGGCGGCTTCCTGCCGGGAAATCATAAACCGCGCCGCAGACTTGGGGCTTGTTTGCTCCGCTATGGCCGCGGCGGAAGGGACAGAGGAATTCCGTTTCCCTGGAACCGGGGTCATCCTTGCGCCGGAGGTGAGCGAGCCGTGGTTGGACGATTTTTTACGGATGGAAGGGTTTCCCGAATCACGGCGTGAAGGCTACAGGTCGATCTTTGCCGCTATGCCTTCCCCTAAAGCGTTTGTTGCGATCGTAGATCAAGCGGAGCCCATAGCGGTGGCCACGGCGGTGGTCGAGGCCGGCTGGGCCGGAATCAGCAATGTTATCGTCGATCCGCGCCACCGCCGCAAGAGAGCGGCCGCCCGGATGCTGCTTGCCCTCGCGGCCTGGTCGGCCGAAGCGGGGGCGGAAGGCATGTATCTCCAGGTGCTTGAGAAGAACGCCCCGGCGCTGGAGCTCTACGGGAAACTCGGTTTTGCCGCCGTGTCGGGATATCATTACCGGATTGGCAAATAG
- a CDS encoding glycosyltransferase yields MKKVGLVMRKIQFTEAQGPRVFAERLRNIAAELGVEIVFISPERHVSGHDWIPGYEHEKGDLVNYDIVLDQIYAEGIEHVIYTVSGFTFLKMFIKNSVLFPHSFPDPALTGYEMMKPFYGIVDKAVVQTEFLWRQLRDVFGVTDVDVIPIGFDETLARKHFDPAAIVDNRVLWIGRDEENRRPDLVLEYARQNPDKDVVMVFGGARYRESVKKYDIPGNVTLRFALSQDEIFALMNSAKVYWSCSKFDTFAMPLTEALAMGKIVVKPEHPCYDHISSRHAFAGNEQNWFELVNMAAAAPQRFSADNREYAFAKFSATVMKRGYRDFFAGWLK; encoded by the coding sequence ATGAAAAAAGTCGGTTTGGTCATGCGGAAAATCCAGTTTACGGAAGCGCAGGGGCCTCGCGTGTTTGCGGAACGGCTGCGCAACATCGCGGCGGAGCTTGGCGTCGAGATCGTGTTTATTTCTCCGGAGCGCCATGTCAGCGGACATGACTGGATTCCGGGTTACGAGCATGAAAAAGGGGATTTGGTCAACTATGACATCGTGCTGGACCAAATTTACGCAGAGGGGATCGAGCACGTGATCTATACGGTCTCCGGGTTTACGTTTCTCAAAATGTTCATCAAAAACAGCGTGCTGTTCCCGCACAGCTTTCCCGATCCGGCGCTGACCGGCTACGAAATGATGAAGCCGTTTTACGGGATCGTGGACAAGGCGGTCGTGCAGACGGAGTTTTTGTGGCGGCAGCTTCGTGACGTGTTCGGGGTGACGGACGTCGACGTGATCCCGATCGGCTTTGACGAGACGCTGGCGCGGAAGCATTTTGATCCGGCGGCCATCGTGGACAACCGGGTGCTTTGGATCGGCCGGGACGAGGAGAACCGGCGCCCGGATCTGGTGCTGGAGTATGCGCGGCAGAACCCGGACAAAGATGTCGTCATGGTTTTCGGCGGGGCGCGTTACCGGGAGAGTGTGAAAAAATACGACATCCCCGGCAACGTAACCCTGAGGTTCGCTTTGTCCCAGGATGAGATTTTCGCCTTGATGAATTCAGCCAAGGTGTATTGGAGCTGCTCGAAATTCGATACCTTTGCCATGCCGCTGACGGAAGCGCTGGCGATGGGGAAAATCGTCGTCAAACCCGAACATCCCTGCTACGACCATATCAGCTCCCGCCACGCCTTTGCGGGCAACGAGCAAAACTGGTTCGAGCTGGTCAATATGGCGGCGGCCGCGCCGCAGAGATTCTCCGCCGACAACCGCGAGTACGCCTTTGCGAAGTTTTCGGCCACGGTGATGAAGCGGGGCTACCGGGACTTTTTTGCGGGGTGGTTGAAATGA
- a CDS encoding phosphotransferase, with the protein MGNLYEYVRAEGTLDDSKIRRREPLYRGMNGRFVERFYPAKGQSCIFKPLTNGESIDREIWVYRHVLPFFPPIYPQMLATSGEGKGAAGWAIFEDLGALGHAYRLENALKVAQRMAWWHSLPAAEWSGLSMQGPKPGIETIAAELLDRQNEAAAVLSELGLGQPAGIFAAARAARAGERFGGPRVLSHGDLHQGNYAVTDEGRLYILDWEHAHLSSPFWDLFHLIDMSHPMFAKRMTASDRERILGEYLGQARLYGAEWERGAFVREYGSFAALFALWMLLLIQSDLKRAECVWPRERLLAQQEETAANLAGCMVLMGS; encoded by the coding sequence ATGGGGAATTTGTACGAATATGTTCGGGCGGAAGGAACGCTCGACGACAGCAAAATACGGAGAAGAGAGCCGCTTTACCGGGGGATGAACGGCAGGTTTGTGGAGCGCTTTTATCCGGCGAAGGGGCAAAGCTGCATTTTTAAGCCGTTAACGAACGGCGAGTCGATCGATCGTGAAATTTGGGTGTATAGACATGTGCTGCCCTTTTTCCCGCCGATTTATCCGCAGATGCTGGCGACCTCCGGGGAGGGCAAGGGAGCGGCCGGCTGGGCGATTTTTGAGGATCTCGGCGCCCTGGGACACGCGTATCGATTGGAGAATGCTTTGAAGGTTGCACAGCGGATGGCGTGGTGGCATAGCCTTCCGGCGGCCGAATGGAGCGGTTTGTCCATGCAGGGGCCCAAGCCCGGCATCGAGACCATCGCCGCCGAGCTTTTGGACCGGCAAAACGAGGCCGCCGCAGTTTTAAGCGAGCTTGGGCTTGGCCAGCCGGCGGGAATATTCGCCGCGGCCCGCGCGGCTCGCGCGGGGGAGCGGTTTGGCGGACCGCGGGTGTTGTCGCACGGCGATCTCCACCAAGGGAATTACGCCGTCACGGACGAGGGGCGGCTGTATATTTTGGATTGGGAACACGCCCACCTGAGCTCTCCGTTTTGGGATCTCTTTCACCTGATCGATATGTCGCATCCGATGTTTGCCAAGCGTATGACCGCTTCCGACCGGGAGCGGATTCTTGGCGAGTACCTGGGACAAGCCCGGCTTTACGGGGCCGAGTGGGAGCGGGGGGCGTTCGTCCGCGAATACGGGAGCTTTGCCGCGCTTTTCGCCCTTTGGATGCTGCTGCTGATTCAAAGCGATCTTAAGCGGGCGGAATGCGTTTGGCCCCGGGAACGGCTGCTGGCGCAGCAGGAAGAAACGGCGGCCAATTTGGCCGGCTGCATGGTTCTTATGGGCAGTTAG
- a CDS encoding copper amine oxidase N-terminal domain-containing protein: MKKIWTGIFAAIIAVPLLQPPPAQAAKPISVYIDGSRLATKQAPIAIKGRVMLPMRAIFEALGASINWNQKSQTVTAKKNGKTIKLKIKAKTATIGNKTVKLDVPAQNLRGTTMVPVRFVTEALGEKVGYTNKTKIVTITTSGSRGSGGNGGNSGNGGNVGGGGNVTLPSPVANVSARDIGDNGDGRDLEVRFSKAYNESNIDHYRVLIVKSANSSQFGLAAARNVTSGNYTTLYPNGSDQVLTLTSNSRDVDGDYIREDQSYVAIVLSVGKTSGQIAMSSTSQVVTLQRDSSVAAPTNVRVSDIGDYGDGRDLRVEFTRAQNESDIANYRVFVVKTADANKFDLSKANNVSNSYSTVVYKSGSSQTLSVDLTSSSRDTSGDYIKNGTAYTVFVMSVSNNTGVKANRLSAASSSIRLDSGSLNYPVVTDVEDVNDYGDGRDLQVSFSKVNDEAKIGSYRIFVVKSKNYSDFTLSKANNVSSSNYTQVSKTGYNINDYRLSSSARDVDGDYIRNDVNYRVFVMAVGNGSNANVLSSASSSITLVNGYSGGNNGSGKNGKVDIVSNLTVSDVDNYGDGRDLRVEFSRASDESYIDQYRIMVVKSSNASSFTLSKANDVSSNNYTRVYKGGKTLSQVLSSSARDVNGDLIKQDVSYKVFVLSVGKSGYSNALSYASSEITLKNDKRAGTVSNLKVSDVADNGNGSDLRVEFTRASDESYIDQYRIMVVKSSKAGSFTLSDANNVSSNNYTRVNKGGTTLTEVLSASARDVDGDLIKEGVSYKVFVLSVGKGSSGTNALSSASSDITLTKQVTIGAVSNLTVSDVGNNGNGSDLRVEFTRASDESYVDHYRIMVVKSSKAGSFTLSNANNVSSNNYTLVNKGGNTLTKVLDSNARDVDGDLIKEDVSYKVFVLTAGGGNYSGTNALSAASGEITLPKKANIEAVSDLKVSDVGDKGNGSDLQVSFTRASDESYVDHYRIMVVKSSKAGSFTLSKANDVSSNNYTRVIKSGNTLTEELSASAHDVDGDLIKEGVSYNVFVLTVGSGNYSGPNALSSPSSAITLKTEVKVIEAVTGLHFDIIGNKGTVNDISVGFNKLNDESKVEEYRIMVVPAAKAASFKVADANDVTLTDNYTQVKPNGSNVQLTLQKDKDASGDPIKAGTNYRLFVLTVTKAGSGYENALSAASNQFTLPANSEEVTVPKVSQASVQADGSEISVSFTAPQGDEYIASYVIFAVPSGGSIDLASAKASMDKGTKVLKAGPFTNIKLTQDFAGQAINSQSAYSIYFLSVPDMTNAKQYNLSASFAYPKVQAAQPARTAKPTKQAK; encoded by the coding sequence GTGAAAAAAATCTGGACTGGAATTTTTGCTGCGATAATAGCGGTTCCGCTGCTGCAACCGCCGCCTGCTCAGGCGGCCAAACCGATCTCCGTCTATATTGACGGCAGCCGGCTGGCGACAAAGCAGGCGCCGATTGCCATTAAAGGCCGGGTAATGCTGCCAATGCGTGCTATTTTCGAAGCGCTGGGCGCATCGATCAATTGGAACCAGAAATCGCAAACGGTAACGGCGAAAAAGAACGGAAAGACGATCAAGCTCAAAATCAAAGCGAAAACGGCGACCATCGGCAACAAAACCGTAAAACTTGATGTTCCGGCGCAAAACTTAAGGGGCACAACGATGGTTCCCGTACGTTTCGTCACCGAGGCGCTGGGTGAAAAAGTGGGTTATACCAACAAAACGAAAATCGTCACAATCACCACGTCGGGCTCCCGCGGAAGTGGCGGCAACGGTGGCAATAGTGGCAACGGTGGTAACGTCGGAGGCGGCGGCAACGTGACCTTGCCGAGCCCGGTAGCCAACGTTTCAGCGCGTGACATCGGGGACAACGGGGACGGCCGCGACTTGGAAGTCCGTTTCTCCAAAGCCTACAACGAATCGAATATAGACCATTACCGTGTTCTGATCGTTAAATCGGCCAATTCGTCTCAATTCGGTCTGGCTGCGGCGCGAAACGTAACTTCAGGAAACTATACGACCCTGTATCCTAACGGTTCGGATCAGGTGCTCACGCTTACGTCCAACTCGCGGGATGTGGACGGTGATTATATCCGGGAAGACCAATCTTATGTCGCGATCGTATTGTCGGTAGGAAAAACGAGCGGCCAAATTGCCATGTCGAGCACTTCACAGGTCGTTACGCTGCAGCGTGACTCGTCGGTAGCGGCGCCTACGAATGTCAGAGTCTCCGATATCGGCGATTACGGTGACGGCCGCGATCTGCGCGTCGAGTTTACCCGGGCGCAAAATGAGAGCGACATTGCGAACTACCGTGTGTTCGTCGTGAAGACTGCGGACGCGAACAAATTTGACCTAAGCAAGGCAAACAACGTGTCAAATTCTTATTCAACGGTCGTATACAAGTCCGGGAGCAGCCAAACGCTTAGCGTGGATCTTACTTCGTCTTCCCGCGACACGTCCGGGGATTATATCAAAAACGGAACAGCGTACACCGTATTTGTGATGTCGGTCAGCAACAATACGGGCGTTAAAGCCAACAGGCTGTCGGCGGCATCTTCTTCAATCAGGCTGGATAGCGGCTCCTTGAATTACCCCGTAGTCACCGATGTGGAGGACGTGAACGATTATGGGGACGGCCGGGATTTGCAAGTGAGCTTTTCAAAAGTGAACGATGAGGCCAAAATCGGCTCTTACCGGATTTTTGTCGTGAAAAGCAAAAACTACAGCGACTTTACCCTGTCGAAGGCGAATAACGTATCGAGCTCCAATTATACCCAGGTCAGCAAAACGGGGTACAACATTAACGATTACCGCTTGTCCTCCAGCGCCAGGGACGTCGACGGAGATTATATCCGCAATGATGTAAATTACCGGGTGTTCGTCATGGCGGTAGGAAACGGGTCAAACGCCAACGTCCTGTCCTCGGCATCAAGCTCGATAACGCTGGTTAACGGCTACAGCGGAGGCAATAACGGCAGCGGCAAAAACGGTAAGGTTGATATCGTTTCGAATCTGACGGTCAGTGACGTGGACAATTATGGGGATGGCCGCGATCTGCGGGTAGAGTTCTCCCGGGCTTCGGATGAGTCGTACATCGACCAATACCGGATTATGGTCGTCAAATCGTCGAATGCGAGCAGCTTTACTTTGTCCAAGGCGAATGATGTTTCCAGCAATAACTATACGCGCGTCTACAAGGGCGGAAAAACGTTGTCGCAGGTGCTGAGCTCAAGCGCCCGTGACGTCAACGGAGATCTGATTAAACAGGATGTAAGTTACAAGGTGTTTGTCCTGTCGGTAGGCAAAAGCGGTTACTCCAACGCGCTGTCCTATGCATCCAGCGAGATTACGCTGAAGAATGACAAAAGAGCGGGGACCGTTTCGAATCTGAAGGTCAGCGATGTGGCGGATAACGGCAACGGCAGTGACCTGCGCGTCGAGTTCACCCGGGCTTCGGATGAATCGTACATCGACCAATACCGGATTATGGTTGTCAAATCGTCGAAGGCGGGCAGCTTTACTTTGTCCGATGCGAATAACGTTTCCAGCAATAACTATACGCGTGTCAACAAAGGCGGAACTACACTGACGGAAGTACTAAGCGCAAGCGCCCGTGACGTTGACGGGGATCTGATTAAAGAAGGCGTAAGCTACAAGGTGTTTGTCCTGTCGGTAGGCAAAGGCAGCTCGGGAACGAACGCGCTGTCGAGTGCATCGAGCGACATTACGCTGACGAAGCAAGTTACCATTGGGGCCGTTTCGAACCTGACGGTAAGCGACGTGGGCAATAATGGCAACGGCAGTGACCTGCGCGTCGAGTTTACCCGGGCCTCGGATGAGTCGTACGTCGATCACTACCGGATTATGGTCGTCAAATCATCGAAGGCGGGCAGCTTTACTTTGTCCAATGCGAATAACGTTTCCAGCAATAACTATACGCTTGTCAACAAAGGCGGAAATACGTTAACCAAAGTGTTGGATTCGAATGCTCGTGACGTTGACGGGGATCTGATTAAAGAAGACGTAAGTTATAAGGTATTCGTCCTGACGGCAGGCGGCGGCAATTACTCAGGCACAAACGCGCTGTCCGCAGCATCCGGAGAGATCACGTTACCTAAGAAAGCCAATATTGAGGCTGTTTCGGACCTGAAGGTCAGCGATGTGGGAGATAAGGGGAACGGCAGTGACCTGCAGGTATCGTTTACCCGGGCCTCGGATGAGTCATACGTCGATCATTACCGGATTATGGTCGTCAAATCATCGAAGGCGGGCAGCTTTACTTTGTCCAAAGCGAATGACGTTTCCAGCAATAACTATACGCGTGTTATCAAAAGCGGAAATACACTGACGGAAGAACTGAGCGCAAGCGCCCATGACGTTGACGGGGATCTGATTAAAGAAGGCGTAAGCTATAATGTGTTCGTCCTGACGGTAGGCAGCGGCAATTACTCGGGCCCGAACGCCTTGTCTTCGCCATCCAGCGCGATTACTTTGAAGACTGAAGTTAAAGTCATAGAGGCCGTGACCGGATTGCATTTCGACATCATCGGGAATAAGGGCACAGTTAACGATATCTCCGTTGGATTCAATAAGTTGAACGACGAAAGCAAAGTGGAGGAGTACCGAATTATGGTCGTGCCGGCAGCCAAAGCCGCAAGCTTTAAAGTGGCGGATGCCAACGACGTAACGCTTACGGACAATTACACCCAGGTAAAACCGAACGGGTCCAATGTCCAGCTCACACTGCAGAAAGACAAAGACGCATCCGGCGATCCAATCAAAGCAGGGACGAATTATCGGTTGTTCGTGCTCACGGTAACGAAAGCGGGCTCCGGATACGAAAATGCTTTGTCCGCCGCGTCAAATCAATTTACTTTACCAGCGAATTCGGAGGAGGTAACGGTTCCGAAAGTAAGCCAGGCGTCGGTACAAGCCGATGGTTCCGAGATATCGGTGAGCTTCACTGCGCCGCAAGGCGATGAATATATCGCTTCCTACGTTATTTTCGCCGTTCCATCCGGCGGTTCCATCGATCTTGCGTCGGCTAAGGCGTCTATGGATAAAGGCACTAAGGTACTCAAAGCAGGACCGTTTACCAACATTAAGCTTACTCAGGATTTCGCAGGTCAAGCGATTAACAGTCAGTCGGCCTACAGCATCTATTTTTTGTCGGTACCCGATATGACAAATGCGAAGCAATATAATTTATCCGCATCTTTTGCCTATCCGAAGGTCCAGGCAGCCCAGCCTGCAAGAACGGCGAAGCCGACCAAGCAAGCGAAGTGA
- a CDS encoding MOSC domain-containing protein — translation MTEQMTEQMMVRSINVGKPVQVEHHGKEIATGIYKTPVSGPLYLSAMNFAGDGQADLVHHGGTDKAVCVYPFERYAYWERELGKTLAFGAFGENLTTEGMLEDDICIGDMFRLGEAVVQVSQPRQPCFKLGVKHGMPELPLKVQQTGYTGYYFRVVQEGQVVPGDSLILTERHPAGVTLSFANRIMFLDKENADGLKRILEVDALSASWRETLTVRLQRAEA, via the coding sequence ATGACGGAACAAATGACGGAACAAATGATGGTCCGGTCGATCAATGTGGGAAAACCGGTGCAGGTGGAGCATCACGGCAAGGAAATCGCGACAGGGATATACAAAACCCCGGTTTCCGGTCCGCTGTATCTGTCGGCGATGAATTTTGCGGGGGACGGTCAGGCCGATCTCGTTCATCATGGCGGTACGGATAAAGCCGTTTGCGTTTATCCATTCGAAAGATACGCGTATTGGGAGCGGGAGCTAGGGAAGACGCTGGCTTTCGGCGCTTTTGGCGAAAATTTAACGACGGAGGGGATGCTGGAGGACGATATTTGCATCGGAGATATGTTCCGGCTGGGCGAGGCGGTCGTGCAGGTCAGCCAGCCGAGACAGCCATGCTTCAAATTGGGCGTCAAACATGGAATGCCCGAGCTCCCCTTGAAAGTCCAGCAGACCGGTTATACCGGCTACTACTTTCGGGTGGTACAGGAGGGACAGGTCGTTCCCGGCGATTCGCTAATATTGACCGAAAGGCATCCTGCGGGCGTGACGCTGTCTTTTGCCAATCGGATCATGTTTTTGGACAAAGAAAATGCCGATGGTCTGAAGCGCATTTTGGAGGTGGACGCACTATCGGCCAGCTGGCGCGAGACGTTGACCGTCCGGCTTCAGCGGGCAGAAGCCTAG
- a CDS encoding LTA synthase family protein, whose product MRNIFSSSRYKIVETFVLIGVKLLLLRYFFYGGFHPAGLPGELLSVLALLCLVELVTPAKGKWWTFFGFNFVLSFILFAATVYFAYFGTVPTYKVLSGLGQVPEVKASIGALLRPGQFLYFADLAVLLLIKIIGLVRRGGAFRSGRPQGTLSFGTRTSRGGLNFRTDRPRAGLVWKVGVAFILIASLLLSGLYIRAGKGIDNELVRAESVGFLNFQVDAAIRDQEEERMIAAGNLQETIAKIRQLQSTYPYRADTGEAGGSAGAGAMGASDKAGTPATGGTGVAGTPTAETTDVKSPEATGNTGATGTANTSAVAASSKAAPDFFGSAQGMNLIVVQMESFQNFPINLTLNGQEVTPVLNKLAKEGFYFPHVFQQIGPGNTSDAEFMSNTSIYPTAAAAMSTSFGDRQLPSLPRLLQGHGYVANTFHINNVTFWDRNKLYPALHFDKYYDKPYYTNDHFNDFGASDEEMYRVGVEKLAEIKAQSKPFYAQFVTTSSHSPFVVPQDRRHIQLPADMEGTMLGNYIQAVNYTDYAIGTLIDRLKQAGLWDNTMLVFYGDHFGLQPNDVSAGEIREKLGIAYDERISRFNIPLIVHVPGAKSGQVVERTGGQVDILPTIANLLGVSLADEGFTALGQDLLNIDRNVIGMRYYLPTGSFFNDEVMFVPGQGFDDGTAVSLKTLQPVTDISPYRGDYDYVTELMKLSDEYVKLLPKRGQ is encoded by the coding sequence ATGCGAAACATATTTTCATCCAGTCGCTACAAAATCGTTGAAACGTTCGTGCTGATCGGCGTGAAATTGCTGTTGCTGCGGTACTTTTTTTACGGCGGCTTCCATCCGGCGGGACTGCCCGGCGAGCTGCTGTCGGTGCTGGCCCTCCTCTGCCTGGTGGAGCTGGTGACGCCGGCCAAAGGCAAATGGTGGACATTTTTCGGATTTAATTTTGTCCTGTCGTTCATTCTGTTTGCCGCCACGGTGTACTTCGCCTACTTCGGGACAGTGCCGACTTATAAGGTGCTTAGCGGACTGGGCCAGGTGCCCGAGGTGAAAGCGAGCATCGGCGCTTTGCTTCGGCCGGGGCAGTTTCTGTATTTTGCCGATCTGGCGGTGTTGCTCCTGATCAAAATCATCGGGCTTGTCCGCCGCGGCGGGGCATTCCGTTCAGGGCGGCCGCAGGGAACTTTAAGTTTCGGCACCCGGACTTCGCGGGGAGGGCTGAACTTCCGCACCGACCGTCCGCGAGCAGGGCTGGTTTGGAAGGTGGGAGTCGCCTTTATCCTGATCGCCAGCCTGCTGCTGTCCGGGCTCTACATCCGCGCGGGCAAAGGGATCGATAACGAGCTGGTGCGGGCCGAAAGCGTCGGCTTCCTCAATTTCCAGGTGGACGCGGCCATCCGCGACCAGGAAGAGGAACGGATGATCGCGGCAGGAAATTTGCAGGAGACGATCGCCAAGATCCGGCAGCTGCAAAGCACGTACCCTTACCGGGCGGATACGGGAGAAGCGGGGGGATCGGCTGGCGCTGGCGCTATGGGTGCTTCGGATAAAGCGGGAACCCCGGCTACCGGCGGAACGGGCGTTGCGGGAACCCCAACTGCGGAAACTACGGACGTAAAAAGTCCGGAGGCTACGGGCAATACTGGCGCTACAGGCACTGCAAACACTTCGGCCGTTGCGGCTTCTTCGAAAGCGGCTCCCGACTTTTTCGGATCGGCTCAGGGGATGAACCTGATCGTCGTGCAGATGGAGTCGTTCCAGAACTTCCCGATCAACCTGACCCTGAACGGGCAGGAGGTCACGCCGGTGCTGAACAAGCTGGCCAAGGAAGGGTTCTACTTCCCGCACGTATTCCAGCAGATCGGGCCGGGCAATACCTCGGACGCCGAGTTCATGTCCAACACGTCGATTTATCCGACGGCCGCGGCCGCGATGTCGACGAGCTTCGGCGACCGCCAACTGCCGAGTCTGCCGCGGCTCTTGCAGGGGCACGGGTACGTGGCGAATACGTTCCATATCAATAATGTGACGTTTTGGGACCGCAACAAGCTGTACCCGGCGCTCCATTTTGACAAGTATTATGACAAGCCGTACTATACGAACGATCATTTTAACGACTTCGGGGCCTCCGACGAGGAGATGTACCGGGTGGGCGTAGAGAAGCTGGCGGAAATCAAGGCGCAGTCCAAGCCGTTTTACGCTCAGTTTGTGACGACGTCGAGCCATTCTCCGTTTGTCGTGCCGCAGGACCGCCGGCATATCCAGCTGCCCGCCGACATGGAGGGGACGATGCTGGGCAATTACATCCAGGCCGTCAACTATACCGATTACGCGATCGGGACATTGATCGACCGTTTGAAGCAAGCCGGCTTATGGGACAATACGATGCTGGTGTTTTACGGGGATCATTTCGGTTTACAGCCGAATGACGTCAGCGCCGGGGAGATCCGCGAAAAGCTCGGCATCGCTTATGACGAGCGGATCAGCCGCTTCAACATTCCGCTGATCGTCCATGTACCCGGAGCGAAGAGCGGGCAGGTCGTGGAGCGTACCGGCGGCCAGGTCGACATTCTGCCGACGATCGCAAACCTGCTCGGCGTTTCGCTGGCGGACGAAGGTTTTACCGCATTGGGCCAGGATCTGCTCAACATCGACCGGAACGTGATCGGCATGCGCTATTATTTGCCGACCGGATCGTTTTTCAACGATGAGGTGATGTTCGTGCCGGGTCAAGGCTTCGACGACGGCACGGCCGTGTCGCTGAAGACGCTGCAGCCGGTGACGGATATCTCACCTTACCGCGGCGACTACGATTATGTCACGGAGCTGATGAAGCTCTCGGACGAATACGTGAAGCTGCTTCCCAAGCGGGGGCAGTGA